A region from the Halonatronomonas betaini genome encodes:
- the rpmE gene encoding 50S ribosomal protein L31, with product MKEDIHPKADPVTVYCACGEEYETVSTKDEIRVEVCSNCHPFYTGKQRKASRGGRVERFNKKYGREQDEDEE from the coding sequence ATGAAGGAAGATATACATCCAAAAGCAGACCCTGTAACCGTTTACTGTGCTTGCGGTGAAGAATATGAGACAGTTTCAACTAAAGATGAAATAAGAGTTGAGGTATGTTCTAATTGCCATCCATTCTATACTGGAAAGCAGCGTAAAGCAAGCCGTGGTGGACGGGTTGAAAGATTTAATAAAAAGTATGGTCGAGAACAGGATGAAGATGAAGAGTAA
- a CDS encoding thymidine kinase — MYKISKSGWLEIITGPMYCGKSEEMIRRLRRVNIAGHTAQVFKPGLDDRYDKSNVVSHNGASIEAIAVDRPKDILERVQDNTEVVGIDEIQFFSKDIVNVCEKLANQGKRVIIAGLDRDFRGEPFGPVPDLMARSEYIEKLHAICVVCGEPATRTQRLINGEPAAFDDPVIMVGAKEVYEARCRHCHEVKESK; from the coding sequence ATGTATAAAATAAGCAAAAGTGGCTGGTTGGAAATAATTACAGGACCAATGTACTGCGGAAAAAGTGAAGAGATGATTAGACGTCTTCGCCGGGTTAATATAGCAGGACATACTGCTCAAGTTTTCAAGCCTGGTCTTGATGATAGGTATGATAAGTCTAATGTTGTTTCCCATAATGGGGCAAGTATTGAAGCTATTGCTGTAGACCGTCCAAAAGATATTTTGGAGAGAGTACAGGATAATACAGAAGTAGTTGGAATTGATGAGATTCAGTTTTTCAGTAAGGACATTGTAAATGTTTGCGAAAAACTTGCTAATCAGGGCAAAAGAGTCATTATAGCAGGTTTGGATCGAGATTTTAGAGGCGAACCATTTGGACCGGTACCTGATCTGATGGCCAGATCTGAGTATATTGAGAAACTTCATGCCATTTGTGTTGTCTGTGGTGAGCCTGCGACCAGGACTCAACGTTTAATCAATGGTGAACCAGCGGCCTTTGATGACCCGGTAATTATGGTTGGGGCTAAAGAGGTTTATGAGGCACGATGTCGTCATTGTCATGAAGTTAAAGAGAGTAAATAA
- a CDS encoding FAD-binding oxidoreductase, producing MKYNPVTEDILKELVDIVGEKNVLTDEAKIEAYSHDETPKEKYASFPEVVVLPNSTEEVSSLVKLANRELIPVTPRGAGSGLSGGAIPDHGGIVISLENMNKVIEYDFGNMMMVLEAGVITNDVQEDLEDEGLFFAGYPMSLESCFIGGNIAENAGGGKAVKYGVTGRYIMGMEVVLPNGEIVELGGKNVKDVTGYDLKKLMIGSEGTLGIVTQATIKLLPKPTKEVALLVLFDDAKTAISTVPKIMTETGIIPTGIEFMDKLAVKTSCEYLNEHLPYEDCGAMLLIEVDGADEEQVEKDYFKIGEICEKNNAQEVYVADNHTTSERVWNVRRNIAEAFMVVSPEQSLEDITVPIASIPDLIPELQRLGEKYDIQIPCYGHAGDGNLHATLVKNPDHTMEEWYEIEHECLKELYEVTYKLGGTLSGEHGIGSKRKKYFKSAVSGEELRLMRMIKKGFDPNNIMNPGKIFDLED from the coding sequence TTGAAGTATAATCCTGTTACAGAAGATATTCTAAAAGAATTAGTAGATATTGTTGGCGAGAAGAATGTATTAACTGATGAAGCTAAGATTGAGGCTTATTCTCATGATGAGACTCCTAAAGAGAAATATGCAAGTTTTCCAGAAGTTGTTGTGCTTCCTAATTCGACTGAGGAAGTTTCTAGCCTGGTTAAATTAGCTAATAGAGAGTTGATACCAGTGACTCCAAGAGGGGCAGGTAGTGGATTATCTGGTGGAGCAATTCCTGATCATGGCGGTATTGTAATTTCTCTGGAAAACATGAATAAGGTTATAGAATATGATTTTGGCAATATGATGATGGTCCTTGAAGCTGGAGTTATTACCAATGATGTCCAGGAGGACTTAGAAGATGAAGGCCTATTCTTTGCCGGTTATCCGATGAGTTTAGAGTCCTGTTTTATTGGTGGTAATATAGCTGAGAATGCCGGTGGTGGTAAAGCTGTTAAATATGGTGTTACCGGTAGATATATTATGGGCATGGAAGTTGTTCTACCAAATGGAGAGATTGTTGAGTTAGGTGGGAAGAATGTAAAGGATGTAACAGGTTATGATCTCAAGAAATTAATGATTGGCTCTGAAGGTACTCTAGGTATTGTTACGCAGGCAACTATTAAGTTATTACCAAAGCCGACAAAAGAAGTGGCCCTGCTAGTTTTATTTGATGATGCCAAGACTGCTATTTCGACAGTGCCAAAGATTATGACAGAGACTGGTATTATACCGACTGGTATTGAATTTATGGATAAATTAGCAGTTAAAACCTCTTGTGAATATCTTAATGAACATCTTCCCTATGAAGATTGCGGAGCGATGCTGCTTATTGAAGTTGATGGTGCAGATGAAGAGCAGGTTGAAAAGGATTACTTTAAAATTGGTGAGATTTGCGAAAAGAATAATGCCCAGGAAGTTTATGTTGCAGACAATCATACCACCAGTGAGCGGGTCTGGAATGTAAGACGGAATATTGCTGAGGCATTTATGGTAGTTAGTCCTGAACAGAGCCTGGAAGATATTACTGTACCGATTGCTAGCATTCCTGATTTGATTCCAGAGCTTCAAAGACTTGGTGAGAAGTATGATATTCAAATTCCTTGTTATGGACATGCTGGTGATGGTAATTTACATGCAACTCTAGTTAAAAACCCGGATCATACAATGGAAGAATGGTATGAAATTGAACATGAATGTTTAAAAGAACTTTATGAAGTCACCTATAAATTAGGAGGTACATTAAGTGGTGAACATGGCATAGGTTCTAAAAGAAAGAAGTATTTTAAGAGCGCTGTCTCTGGTGAGGAATTAAGATTGATGAGAATGATCAAAAAGGGCTTTGATCCTAATAATATCATGAATCCAGGGAAAATATTCGATTTAGAAGATTAA
- the prfA gene encoding peptide chain release factor 1 — protein sequence MHIETVKDKFEDLVKDYDKLSKKISDPEVMNDSQKYQKLLRQHARLKKLVDKYKRYKDLKQQAEEAEEMIELSDDSEMQELAEEELEMIQPELEKLAEELPLLLIPDDPDDEKNVIVEIRSGAGGDEAALFAGDLYRMYSRYSEKQGWKVEVLSSSESGVGGFKEIIFNVEGDSIYSRLKYESGVHRVQRVPSTESSGRIHTSTATVAVLPEAEDVDIDIDENDLKIDFFRSSGPGGQSVNTTDSAVRITHVPMDITVSCQDEKSQHKNKARAMKILRARVREKIEQEKQEERAEARKSQVGSGDRSEKIRTYNFPQGRVSDHRINLTIHQLDDVLDGQIDQIIDPLIDEDKKKKLEKL from the coding sequence ATGCATATAGAAACAGTTAAAGATAAATTTGAAGATTTAGTTAAAGATTATGATAAATTGAGTAAAAAGATAAGCGATCCGGAAGTAATGAATGATAGCCAGAAATATCAAAAATTACTCCGTCAGCATGCCAGGCTTAAAAAGTTAGTTGATAAATATAAAAGATATAAAGATTTAAAACAGCAGGCTGAAGAAGCTGAAGAGATGATAGAATTAAGTGATGATAGTGAAATGCAGGAACTGGCAGAAGAAGAGTTAGAAATGATCCAGCCTGAATTAGAAAAATTGGCTGAAGAACTTCCATTATTGCTAATACCTGATGATCCAGATGACGAAAAAAATGTTATTGTGGAGATTAGATCAGGTGCTGGTGGAGATGAGGCTGCTTTATTTGCCGGTGACTTATATAGAATGTATTCCCGCTATTCTGAAAAACAGGGCTGGAAAGTCGAGGTTTTATCTTCATCTGAAAGTGGTGTTGGAGGCTTTAAAGAGATAATCTTTAATGTTGAAGGAGATTCTATTTATAGCCGCTTAAAATATGAAAGCGGAGTTCATAGAGTCCAGAGAGTTCCATCTACTGAATCCAGTGGCCGGATCCATACATCAACTGCAACAGTGGCGGTATTACCAGAAGCTGAAGATGTTGATATTGATATTGATGAAAATGATCTTAAAATTGATTTCTTCCGCTCAAGTGGACCAGGAGGTCAGAGCGTTAATACAACTGATTCAGCAGTTAGAATAACTCATGTACCAATGGATATCACAGTTTCCTGTCAGGATGAAAAATCTCAGCATAAAAATAAAGCCCGGGCTATGAAGATTCTTCGGGCCAGGGTTAGAGAGAAAATTGAGCAGGAAAAGCAGGAAGAGAGAGCTGAAGCCAGGAAAAGCCAGGTGGGGAGCGGTGATAGAAGTGAAAAAATTAGAACCTATAATTTCCCCCAGGGTAGAGTAAGTGACCATAGAATTAATCTGACAATCCATCAGTTAGATGATGTCCTTGATGGGCAGATAGATCAGATAATTGACCCATTGATTGATGAAGATAAGAAAAAGAAACTAGAAAAACTCTAG
- a CDS encoding electron transfer flavoprotein subunit alpha/FixB family protein codes for MSYNGVWTMAETNDGKLRTVAFELLTRGRKLADKLDVDLSSFIIGNNVSKEEANKLIEAGADKVYLMNDPRLEDFIVENYSNVMVSLVEEYKPEIILGAATTQGRTVLPHVAIRVNAGLTADCTELDIEEESGNLLQTRPAIGGNILATIHTPKHRPQMATVRPKSTSPAERVSGREGEIIELDFDPELLDGRAKRVDFRTTEGEDVNIVDADTIVAGGKGLKKSDNFEMIWKMADILGGAVGASRDAVEMDWISYPHQVGLSGKTVTPHLYIAIGISGAIQHLAGMKTADHIIAINEDPDADIFKVSDIGIVGNLFDLVPMINERLQEEVEKVEV; via the coding sequence ATGAGTTACAATGGTGTCTGGACGATGGCAGAAACCAATGATGGAAAATTGAGGACAGTTGCCTTTGAATTATTGACCAGGGGGCGGAAATTAGCTGATAAGCTAGATGTTGATCTATCCTCATTTATTATAGGTAATAATGTGAGCAAGGAAGAAGCTAATAAATTAATTGAGGCCGGGGCAGATAAGGTATATCTTATGAATGACCCTCGCCTGGAAGACTTTATTGTTGAAAATTATAGTAATGTTATGGTCTCATTAGTAGAAGAGTATAAGCCTGAGATCATTCTCGGTGCAGCAACAACCCAGGGAAGAACTGTACTCCCTCATGTTGCAATTAGAGTTAATGCAGGGCTGACAGCTGATTGTACTGAACTTGATATAGAAGAGGAATCAGGAAATCTATTACAGACAAGACCAGCAATTGGAGGTAATATTTTGGCAACTATTCATACTCCAAAGCATAGACCGCAGATGGCTACTGTAAGACCGAAATCGACATCACCTGCTGAGCGGGTTTCTGGCCGGGAAGGCGAGATAATTGAGCTTGATTTTGATCCAGAATTATTAGATGGTCGAGCTAAAAGAGTCGATTTTAGAACAACTGAAGGTGAAGATGTAAATATTGTTGATGCTGACACAATTGTAGCAGGTGGAAAAGGACTTAAAAAATCTGATAATTTTGAGATGATCTGGAAAATGGCAGATATTCTTGGCGGAGCAGTAGGTGCTTCCAGGGATGCTGTTGAGATGGACTGGATCTCTTATCCTCATCAGGTCGGTTTAAGTGGAAAGACTGTTACCCCGCATCTTTATATTGCTATCGGTATTTCAGGAGCTATTCAACATCTTGCAGGTATGAAGACAGCTGATCATATAATTGCGATCAATGAAGATCCAGATGCTGATATCTTTAAAGTATCTGATATTGGAATTGTAGGTAATCTATTTGATCTGGTACCGATGATTAATGAACGGTTACAAGAGGAGGTTGAAAAGGTTGAAGTATAA
- the upp gene encoding uracil phosphoribosyltransferase, producing MGEVFTFDHPLIQHKLTLLRSKETGPKEFRELADEISTLMAYEVTRDMPIREVEIETPIQTMKANKIAGKKLGIVPILRAGLGMLDGVLKLIPTAKVGHIGLYRDPDTLEPVEYYCKLPTDINERDLIVVDPMLATGGSASAALQFIKDRNPRGIKFMCLVAAPEGIERVQKDHPDVDIFTAAVDEKLNDHAYIVPGLGDAGDRLYGTK from the coding sequence ATGGGTGAAGTTTTTACTTTTGACCATCCTTTAATTCAGCATAAATTGACTTTATTAAGAAGTAAAGAAACAGGTCCAAAGGAATTTAGAGAATTAGCAGATGAAATCTCGACCTTGATGGCATATGAGGTGACAAGGGATATGCCAATTCGTGAAGTTGAGATTGAGACTCCAATACAGACTATGAAAGCAAATAAAATTGCCGGTAAAAAACTCGGGATTGTTCCAATTTTAAGGGCAGGACTAGGGATGTTAGATGGTGTTCTAAAACTTATACCGACAGCTAAAGTTGGCCATATAGGGCTTTATAGAGATCCTGATACATTAGAACCAGTGGAATATTACTGTAAACTTCCTACTGATATAAATGAGAGAGATCTTATAGTTGTGGATCCAATGTTAGCTACAGGGGGATCAGCTTCTGCAGCTCTGCAGTTTATTAAAGATAGAAATCCCAGAGGAATTAAGTTTATGTGTTTAGTTGCAGCGCCTGAAGGTATTGAAAGAGTCCAGAAAGATCATCCAGATGTTGATATTTTTACAGCAGCAGTTGATGAAAAGCTTAATGATCATGCTTATATTGTCCCAGGTTTAGGCGATGCTGGAGACAGGTTATATGGAACTAAATAA
- a CDS encoding glycosyltransferase family 4 protein encodes MSLYIKVFLIGLIITYISTPLIRRFAIKLEAVDKPDKRRVNKRPVPNLGGIAIYLGFTAAVLFGSEPAADRTGIIFGGSLIMLIGVIDDIYELRPSVKLFGQLLAAVVLVLSGISIEFISNPFADSMIYLGVFAIPVTIIWIVGVTNTVNLIDGLDGLAAGVSIIAAATLFIVSLQEGQFITAVLTAALAGSALGFLRFNFYPARIFMGDGGAMMIGFILASVSIIGALKSAAAMTLFVPVLALGIPIFDTAFAIIRRVYYKKPIARADHGHLHHRLLALGWNHKQSVLIVYIMSTVLGAVAIVVNGLNFQNGMLLIIMSFIFLLYSCYRLGIFTVDLPKEGRSLHQE; translated from the coding sequence ATGTCTCTTTATATAAAAGTATTTTTAATTGGGTTGATAATTACATATATAAGTACTCCATTAATTCGTCGTTTCGCTATTAAATTAGAGGCTGTAGATAAGCCTGATAAACGGCGTGTTAATAAAAGGCCAGTTCCTAATCTTGGCGGTATTGCAATCTATCTTGGCTTTACTGCTGCAGTATTATTTGGTAGTGAGCCAGCGGCAGATAGAACTGGGATTATTTTTGGTGGGAGCTTGATTATGTTAATTGGAGTAATTGATGATATATATGAATTAAGACCCTCTGTTAAATTATTTGGTCAGTTATTAGCAGCAGTTGTGCTTGTTCTTTCTGGTATTTCGATTGAATTTATAAGCAACCCCTTTGCAGATTCTATGATTTATCTTGGCGTTTTTGCTATACCAGTAACAATTATCTGGATTGTTGGAGTAACCAATACAGTTAACTTAATTGATGGTCTGGATGGTCTGGCAGCTGGTGTTTCTATTATTGCTGCAGCAACTTTATTTATCGTTAGTCTTCAGGAGGGGCAATTTATAACGGCAGTTTTGACAGCCGCCTTAGCAGGTAGTGCCCTGGGATTTCTCCGATTTAATTTTTATCCGGCTAGAATCTTTATGGGTGATGGTGGAGCAATGATGATTGGTTTTATTCTGGCATCAGTTTCAATAATTGGTGCATTAAAAAGTGCGGCAGCTATGACCTTATTCGTTCCTGTGCTGGCTCTAGGTATACCAATATTTGATACGGCCTTTGCAATCATTAGACGGGTATATTATAAAAAACCTATTGCTAGAGCTGACCACGGGCATTTACATCATAGATTGCTGGCCCTTGGCTGGAATCATAAACAGTCAGTCTTAATTGTCTATATTATGAGTACTGTTCTTGGAGCTGTTGCAATAGTTGTTAATGGCTTGAATTTTCAAAATGGAATGTTATTAATCATCATGTCATTTATATTTTTATTATATAGTTGTTATCGTCTCGGAATATTTACTGTTGATCTTCCTAAGGAAGGCAGGTCTCTCCATCAGGAATAA
- the larA gene encoding nickel-dependent lactate racemase, with product MDFKIPYGRAGLEFALPDAQVLATLTSKANQFEPDKGQQDLVDQALANPIDSPGLSELAKGKDNVVIICSDHTRPVPSKFMIPPMLEQIRKGNSDANIKLLIATGFHRPSTEAEMIEKFGEEVVKNEKLIMHRSTNDEDMVDYGTLPSGGKLILNHHAVEADLLIAEGFIEPHFFAGYSGGRKSVLPGVASKETVLANHCGEFIAHPNARTGIIEGNPMHKDMVYAAEKAGLAFILNVAINEDKEIINAFAGDFKAAHKQGTDFVAELAGVEAVPADIAITTNGGYPLDQNIYQAVKGMTAAEATCKDGGVIIIAAECSDGHGGEAFYNTFLEAESIKEIRDEIASRDRTETVPDQWESQILARILDRFEVIMITAAPKKMVEDMYMHKAESMDEAIKMAESLLANDKPEITVIPDGVGVIVQK from the coding sequence GTGGATTTTAAAATTCCATATGGGAGAGCGGGATTGGAATTTGCTCTTCCAGATGCTCAGGTGTTAGCAACATTAACATCTAAGGCAAATCAGTTTGAACCTGATAAAGGTCAGCAGGATCTTGTTGATCAGGCTTTAGCCAATCCAATAGATAGTCCAGGGTTATCTGAACTTGCTAAAGGTAAAGATAACGTTGTGATTATCTGTAGCGATCATACTAGACCTGTACCCAGTAAATTTATGATTCCACCAATGTTAGAACAGATAAGAAAAGGTAATTCAGATGCTAATATTAAACTTTTAATAGCAACTGGTTTTCATAGACCTTCCACTGAGGCAGAGATGATAGAAAAATTTGGCGAGGAAGTCGTTAAAAATGAGAAGTTAATCATGCACAGGAGCACTAATGATGAAGATATGGTTGATTATGGAACTCTGCCTTCTGGGGGTAAATTGATCTTAAACCATCATGCTGTTGAAGCTGACCTTCTTATAGCAGAGGGCTTTATTGAGCCCCATTTCTTTGCCGGATATTCAGGTGGTAGAAAGAGTGTTCTCCCTGGAGTTGCAAGCAAAGAGACTGTTCTGGCCAATCATTGTGGTGAATTTATTGCCCATCCGAATGCCAGAACCGGAATAATTGAGGGAAATCCGATGCATAAGGATATGGTTTATGCAGCTGAAAAGGCTGGCCTGGCATTTATTTTAAATGTTGCAATTAATGAAGATAAAGAAATAATAAATGCCTTTGCCGGGGATTTCAAAGCAGCTCATAAACAGGGGACTGACTTTGTTGCTGAACTTGCAGGGGTTGAGGCTGTCCCGGCAGATATTGCAATCACAACTAATGGTGGATATCCTCTCGATCAAAATATCTATCAGGCAGTAAAGGGAATGACAGCTGCAGAAGCTACCTGCAAAGATGGTGGAGTAATTATAATAGCAGCAGAATGTTCTGATGGCCATGGCGGCGAGGCTTTTTATAATACATTTCTGGAAGCTGAAAGCATAAAAGAAATAAGGGATGAGATTGCCTCAAGGGATAGAACTGAAACTGTTCCTGATCAATGGGAATCTCAGATACTTGCCAGAATCCTGGATAGATTCGAGGTTATTATGATAACAGCAGCGCCTAAAAAGATGGTAGAGGATATGTATATGCATAAAGCTGAAAGTATGGATGAGGCAATCAAGATGGCAGAAAGTCTGCTTGCTAATGATAAACCAGAGATAACTGTTATACCTGATGGTGTCGGAGTTATTGTTCAAAAATAA
- a CDS encoding electron transfer flavoprotein subunit beta/FixA family protein, translated as MKIITPIKQVPETSNVKMDEETGTMKRDGVESIINPLDLYAIESALQIVEEYGGEVIAVTMGPPSAEKALKEAIAMGCDDGILLSGKEFAGADTWSTSYSLSECIKDIGDYDLIFCGLQATDGDTAQVGPGIASFLDIPLATYVSKIDEIHLAKDTTYTDPDENYITVERLLENGYEKIKMPMPALITVVKEISFPRLPTLSGKRKARDKKISPVNSENIPMKKEYLGLNGSPTRVVNIDRPKVTRGGKLIDASDETKYESAIDELFEYMKENDLL; from the coding sequence TTGAAAATTATAACACCAATAAAACAGGTACCAGAGACAAGTAATGTTAAAATGGATGAAGAGACAGGAACAATGAAGAGAGATGGAGTCGAGAGTATCATTAATCCTCTTGATTTATATGCTATTGAGTCAGCGCTTCAGATTGTCGAAGAATATGGTGGTGAGGTTATAGCTGTAACTATGGGCCCACCATCAGCTGAGAAGGCTTTAAAAGAGGCGATTGCCATGGGTTGTGATGATGGAATACTGCTTTCAGGCAAAGAGTTTGCTGGAGCAGATACCTGGTCAACTTCTTATTCTTTATCAGAGTGTATTAAAGATATTGGCGATTACGATCTGATCTTCTGTGGCTTACAGGCTACTGATGGTGATACTGCCCAGGTTGGGCCAGGGATTGCTTCATTCCTTGATATTCCACTGGCAACCTATGTCAGTAAAATAGATGAAATTCATCTCGCCAAAGATACAACTTATACAGATCCTGATGAAAATTATATAACTGTTGAGAGATTGCTGGAGAATGGCTATGAAAAGATTAAGATGCCAATGCCGGCTTTGATTACAGTAGTTAAGGAGATTAGTTTTCCAAGGTTGCCGACATTATCTGGCAAGAGAAAAGCAAGAGATAAAAAGATTTCACCAGTTAATTCTGAGAATATTCCAATGAAGAAAGAATATTTAGGTCTTAATGGTTCACCGACTAGGGTTGTAAACATTGACAGGCCTAAGGTAACCCGTGGAGGAAAGCTAATCGATGCAAGTGATGAGACTAAATATGAATCTGCAATTGATGAATTATTTGAATATATGAAAGAAAATGATCTATTATAA
- the rpiB gene encoding ribose 5-phosphate isomerase B, whose protein sequence is MQIAIGSDHAGFKMKEDIKDWLLDEGYQVKDFGTDSENSVDYPDFAEKTSKNVADGDSELGILICGTGIGMAISANKVKGIRAARCQDGYSARMARAHNNANILTFGSRVIGIELAKDVVMAYLNTDYAGGRHQRRVDKIDNIAEEMK, encoded by the coding sequence ATGCAAATAGCAATTGGTTCTGATCATGCTGGTTTTAAAATGAAAGAAGATATAAAAGATTGGTTATTAGATGAAGGATATCAGGTAAAAGATTTTGGAACAGACAGTGAAAATTCTGTTGATTATCCTGATTTTGCTGAAAAAACCTCTAAAAATGTGGCAGATGGGGATTCAGAATTAGGTATTTTAATCTGTGGAACCGGGATTGGTATGGCTATTTCAGCCAATAAAGTTAAAGGTATAAGAGCTGCTCGCTGTCAGGATGGTTATTCTGCTAGAATGGCTAGAGCTCATAATAATGCAAATATCTTAACTTTTGGTTCCAGAGTGATTGGAATTGAACTGGCTAAAGATGTTGTAATGGCATATTTAAATACAGATTATGCTGGTGGACGTCATCAGAGAAGAGTTGACAAAATTGATAATATTGCAGAGGAGATGAAATAA
- the prmC gene encoding peptide chain release factor N(5)-glutamine methyltransferase, with protein sequence MTLNIKEILNKTEEYFKSRNISSPRLDAEVLLADLLDTERVKLYVKFDYPLTDEEINKYRKMVKKRAQGTPVSYLTKKKEFMSLEFHVEPGVLIPRPETEELVEKILDIVRGETDLSRKIVDVGTGSGAILVSLLYYLPDAKGIGIDISDQAIRVARDNIKKFDLSQRSGLINGDLLEPLLPKKAGEIDLVVSNPPYISSKEYENLDKDVKSEPEEALHAGKDGLDIYKRLIPQAKELLRENGLLALEIGDKQGKLIENLFSELDGWREFQLLKDGAGKDRFVFMRCGGGNS encoded by the coding sequence ATGACTTTGAATATTAAAGAAATATTAAATAAAACAGAGGAATATTTTAAATCCAGGAATATATCCAGTCCCAGGCTTGATGCAGAAGTTTTGCTTGCTGATCTTTTAGATACTGAAAGAGTTAAGCTTTATGTTAAATTTGATTATCCTTTGACTGATGAGGAGATTAATAAATATCGTAAAATGGTGAAAAAGAGAGCCCAGGGGACACCTGTTAGTTATCTAACTAAAAAGAAAGAGTTTATGTCGTTGGAATTTCATGTTGAACCAGGTGTATTAATTCCCAGGCCTGAAACTGAAGAGTTAGTTGAAAAAATTTTGGATATTGTTAGAGGGGAAACGGATTTATCCAGAAAAATAGTTGATGTTGGAACTGGTAGCGGGGCTATTCTAGTAAGTCTTTTGTATTATCTCCCTGATGCTAAAGGAATTGGGATAGATATATCTGATCAGGCTATTCGTGTTGCTAGAGATAATATTAAAAAATTTGATCTCTCTCAGAGGTCAGGATTAATAAACGGGGATTTACTTGAACCATTATTGCCAAAAAAAGCAGGAGAAATTGATTTAGTTGTGTCTAATCCTCCTTACATTTCATCTAAAGAATATGAAAATCTTGATAAGGATGTTAAATCAGAACCAGAAGAAGCTCTCCATGCTGGCAAGGATGGGCTGGACATTTATAAAAGATTGATACCACAGGCTAAGGAGTTATTAAGGGAAAATGGTTTGCTGGCTCTGGAGATTGGTGATAAGCAGGGAAAACTTATTGAAAATTTATTTTCAGAACTTGATGGCTGGAGAGAATTTCAGCTATTAAAAGATGGAGCTGGAAAAGACAGGTTTGTTTTTATGCGCTGTGGGGGCGGTAATTCGTGA
- a CDS encoding L-threonylcarbamoyladenylate synthase codes for MKTEILKVDSNMSPADILGSEAVIKATRLLQQGEVVAIPTETVYGLAGDCFNPDAVSKIFAAKGRPNDNPLIVHIADHKDIYRVTPRPINDLAFELITRFWPGPLTIILPKKEELPSETTAGLDTVAIRMPSHPVTKAILSRSGLILAAPSANSSGFPSPTRANHVLRDLNNKIPLIVDGGSCSVGLESTVVDLTADEPVLLRPGGITAYQLEEVIGRKIKRQYDIEPDSSPKSPGLKYKHYSPRADVILLASNSPSLIWEEACKTKGKRALLITTETAEEINDLLASSELKATGDCADGNFEIFEMGSFVNPEIIARRLFALLRDMDNQGFDILLVEKISDSGLGEAVMNRLMRAASQVINIDNETKE; via the coding sequence GTGAAAACAGAAATATTAAAAGTTGATTCTAATATGTCTCCTGCTGATATACTAGGTAGTGAGGCTGTCATAAAGGCGACCAGATTACTTCAACAGGGAGAGGTTGTTGCAATTCCAACTGAGACTGTTTATGGACTTGCTGGAGATTGCTTTAATCCAGATGCTGTCTCTAAAATATTTGCAGCTAAGGGTAGACCTAATGATAATCCGTTGATTGTCCATATTGCTGACCATAAAGATATTTATAGAGTCACACCAAGGCCGATTAATGACCTGGCCTTTGAATTAATTACAAGGTTCTGGCCAGGACCGTTAACGATTATTCTACCCAAAAAAGAAGAACTACCCTCTGAGACTACTGCTGGCCTGGATACTGTTGCTATTAGAATGCCCTCTCACCCTGTTACTAAAGCAATTCTTTCAAGATCAGGCTTAATTCTGGCTGCTCCTAGCGCGAATTCTTCTGGCTTTCCCAGTCCAACTAGAGCAAATCACGTATTAAGAGACTTAAATAATAAAATTCCATTAATAGTTGATGGCGGTTCCTGTTCAGTTGGTTTAGAATCTACAGTCGTTGATTTAACTGCTGATGAACCTGTTCTTTTGAGGCCAGGTGGAATTACTGCTTATCAACTTGAAGAAGTTATAGGTAGAAAAATCAAGAGACAGTATGATATTGAACCAGATTCTTCTCCTAAATCTCCAGGTTTAAAGTATAAACATTATTCACCCAGGGCTGATGTTATCTTGCTTGCTAGCAATTCACCTTCGTTAATCTGGGAAGAAGCTTGCAAAACAAAAGGGAAAAGAGCACTTTTAATAACAACAGAGACTGCTGAAGAAATCAATGATCTTTTGGCCAGTTCTGAACTTAAAGCCACCGGTGATTGTGCTGATGGTAATTTTGAAATATTTGAAATGGGTAGTTTTGTAAATCCAGAAATAATAGCCAGGCGTCTGTTTGCTTTACTTAGAGATATGGATAATCAGGGATTTGATATTTTATTAGTTGAAAAAATATCTGATTCTGGTTTAGGGGAAGCGGTAATGAATAGATTAATGAGAGCTGCCAGTCAGGTTATAAATATAGATAATGAGACTAAAGAATAA